The following proteins come from a genomic window of Flavobacteriaceae bacterium MAR_2010_188:
- a CDS encoding Peptidyl-prolyl cis-trans isomerase (rotamase)-cyclophilin family: protein MKDGLYAKIKTNKGDILLNLEYKKTPGTVGNFVALAEGNLENKIKAQGIPYYDGLKFHRVIPDFMVQGGCPTGTGTGDPGYKFDDEFHPDLKHDGPGVLSMANSGPGSNGSQFFITHIATNWLDNKHTVFGKVVEGQDVVDAIAQGDVMKEVEIIRVGDEAEKYNAVEAFRTFEGSREKRVSEERNAKRAELDKLAAGFEETESGLRYKIIQKGNGKSAEKGKTVSVHYKGQLADGTVFDSSYKRNQPLDFKVGVGQVIAGWDEGICLLNVGDKARLVIPSDLGYGSQGAGGVIPADATLVFDVELMDVK from the coding sequence ATGAAAGACGGTTTATACGCAAAAATCAAGACGAACAAAGGAGATATTCTTCTCAATCTAGAGTATAAAAAAACACCAGGAACGGTTGGTAATTTTGTTGCACTAGCCGAAGGTAATCTAGAAAACAAGATAAAAGCTCAAGGCATTCCATACTACGATGGCCTTAAATTCCACAGAGTTATTCCAGATTTTATGGTTCAAGGAGGTTGCCCAACTGGTACTGGAACCGGTGACCCAGGATATAAGTTTGATGATGAGTTTCATCCAGATTTAAAACACGATGGACCTGGAGTGCTTTCTATGGCTAATTCAGGACCTGGAAGTAACGGAAGTCAATTCTTTATCACCCACATCGCTACAAATTGGTTAGATAATAAGCATACGGTATTTGGAAAAGTAGTAGAAGGTCAGGATGTTGTTGATGCAATCGCTCAAGGTGATGTTATGAAGGAAGTTGAAATCATTCGAGTAGGTGATGAAGCAGAAAAATATAATGCAGTTGAAGCCTTTAGAACATTTGAAGGGTCTAGGGAAAAGAGAGTTTCAGAAGAACGCAATGCGAAGAGAGCTGAACTAGATAAGTTGGCCGCTGGTTTTGAAGAAACAGAATCTGGCTTACGATATAAGATTATCCAAAAGGGAAATGGTAAATCCGCTGAAAAGGGCAAAACCGTTTCTGTTCACTACAAAGGACAACTTGCAGACGGAACGGTTTTCGATTCTTCATACAAAAGAAATCAACCGCTAGACTTTAAAGTTGGAGTAGGACAAGTGATCGCCGGCTGGGACGAAGGTATTTGCCTTTTAAATGTTGGTGATAAGGCTCGTTTGGTGATTCCTAGCGATTTAGGTTATGGTAGCCAAGGAGCGGGAGGAGTTATTCCCGCTGATGCTACTTTGGTATTCGATGTTGAATTGATGGATGTGAAGTAG
- a CDS encoding CubicO group peptidase, beta-lactamase class C family has translation MKNFCVLIFLLFFYSASPQTDKRLKGLEQELTEILKVTKAPGFAVAIVEGERIIYSKGFGYSDYENKVLADANTLYAIGSCSKAFTSGLLGLLQKEDKISLDDNPRKYLKNLEFSSNDLNDNLIIKDLMSHRTGLPRHDYSWYLFPTTDVDSMMMRIKYQEPFTGIRQQWYYNNFMFLVQGALTEEITGKSWQDNVKEKFFDPLGMNRSNSTIEEMKQSKNAAIGYGLNKDEKIKKLDYYNISSMSPAGSINSSVNDMARWVVTWLNKGKFNGKEILPEIYVQDAMSSHSIVDAGLPDEEFPFMFFHNYGYGWFLSSYRGHYRVEHGGNIDGFSANTSFYPTEKIGIIVLTNQDVSALPSLVRNTISDRFLETEKTNWAERYNKRKSEQEDAKKEAKVSNTSSRIENTKPSHIIHDYTGIYENPGYGKFNIKVENDSLYAIFKLKKLCLKHYHYDVFQPLEVTEDGIEASDDVGLLFNFSTNDTGDISGLRMKIEPTLDGIEFNRSPITIDVDTYLLEKYVGDYQLMDTPIKVYLKDENKLFLFVPGQPEYELLPTAKHKFSFKALEGFKVEFVESTAGLFDKINLFQPNGTFQANRKME, from the coding sequence ATGAAAAATTTTTGTGTCTTAATCTTTCTATTGTTTTTCTATTCGGCAAGTCCGCAAACCGATAAAAGACTTAAAGGACTAGAACAGGAGCTTACAGAAATACTCAAGGTAACCAAAGCTCCAGGATTCGCGGTAGCAATCGTAGAAGGCGAGCGCATCATCTATTCTAAAGGTTTTGGCTACAGCGACTATGAAAATAAGGTTTTGGCAGATGCTAATACCCTCTATGCCATCGGTTCTTGCTCAAAAGCTTTCACGTCCGGACTATTAGGATTACTTCAAAAGGAAGACAAAATTTCATTAGACGACAATCCAAGAAAATATTTAAAGAATCTAGAATTCAGCAGTAACGACCTCAACGACAATCTCATAATAAAGGATTTGATGAGCCATAGGACGGGTCTTCCAAGGCACGACTACTCTTGGTATTTATTCCCAACGACCGATGTGGATAGTATGATGATGCGTATAAAATATCAAGAACCATTTACTGGGATTAGGCAGCAATGGTATTACAACAACTTTATGTTTTTGGTTCAAGGCGCACTTACTGAGGAAATAACCGGTAAATCTTGGCAAGATAATGTAAAGGAAAAGTTTTTTGATCCGCTGGGGATGAACCGCTCCAACAGCACTATTGAAGAAATGAAGCAAAGTAAAAATGCGGCAATCGGCTACGGACTTAACAAGGATGAGAAAATCAAGAAGCTAGACTACTACAATATATCTTCCATGAGTCCTGCGGGAAGCATTAACAGTAGTGTTAATGATATGGCGAGATGGGTGGTGACTTGGCTTAACAAAGGGAAATTTAATGGCAAGGAAATATTGCCTGAGATTTATGTTCAGGACGCGATGAGCTCTCATAGCATAGTGGATGCAGGTTTGCCCGATGAAGAATTTCCTTTTATGTTCTTCCATAATTATGGTTACGGTTGGTTTTTATCATCTTATAGAGGTCATTATAGAGTTGAACACGGCGGTAACATCGATGGTTTTTCGGCCAACACCAGTTTTTATCCCACCGAAAAAATCGGAATTATCGTTTTGACCAATCAAGATGTTTCGGCGCTCCCTTCTTTGGTTAGAAATACTATTTCTGACAGGTTTTTAGAAACAGAAAAAACCAATTGGGCAGAACGCTATAATAAACGAAAATCCGAACAGGAAGATGCCAAAAAAGAAGCCAAGGTGAGCAATACCTCTTCTAGAATAGAGAACACCAAACCGAGCCATATCATCCATGATTATACGGGTATTTATGAAAATCCTGGATATGGTAAGTTTAATATCAAGGTCGAAAACGATTCGCTCTACGCAATCTTTAAGTTGAAAAAACTTTGCCTTAAACACTATCATTATGACGTCTTTCAACCTTTGGAAGTAACCGAAGATGGCATCGAAGCTTCTGATGATGTCGGCTTATTGTTTAACTTTTCAACGAATGATACTGGTGATATTTCAGGATTAAGAATGAAGATAGAACCGACTCTGGATGGAATTGAATTCAACAGATCGCCGATAACCATAGACGTAGATACTTATTTGTTAGAAAAATATGTCGGCGACTACCAACTGATGGATACTCCGATAAAAGTGTATCTAAAGGATGAAAATAAGTTGTTCCTCTTTGTACCAGGTCAACCGGAATATGAGTTGTTGCCAACCGCCAAACATAAATTCAGTTTTAAAGCGTTAGAAGGTTTTAAAGTTGAATTCGTAGAATCCACAGCCGGACTTTTTGATAAGATTAATCTTTTTCAACCTAACGGAACGTTTCAAGCTAATCGAAAAATGGAATAA